One genomic segment of Deltaproteobacteria bacterium includes these proteins:
- the lptC gene encoding LPS export ABC transporter periplasmic protein LptC, with protein MSKIRIVLFCVICVMLFGLGIGMFRFHHLKKEPEAALSLLPEDSDIGLNRVHHTATRYGVREWVLDAESARYQKQENKTILKRVSVTFFLKDGKTVHLTGSEGVLLTDTKDMEISGDVVVRSSSNELKTERLYYDHKSRSISTDTPVVVSGEGIYLTGASMAFSFDTEQAMVSGGVKTVVESYGL; from the coding sequence ATGTCAAAGATAAGAATAGTCCTGTTTTGTGTTATTTGTGTTATGCTCTTCGGGCTTGGAATTGGCATGTTCAGGTTCCACCATCTCAAGAAAGAGCCGGAGGCAGCGCTTTCGCTACTGCCTGAAGACAGTGATATCGGTTTGAATCGCGTTCATCACACTGCAACTCGATACGGGGTTAGGGAATGGGTGCTTGACGCTGAGTCGGCACGATATCAAAAGCAGGAGAACAAGACGATCCTCAAAAGGGTTTCTGTCACGTTTTTTCTCAAGGACGGCAAAACCGTGCATCTTACGGGCAGCGAGGGTGTGTTATTGACGGATACCAAAGATATGGAGATCTCTGGAGATGTGGTCGTCAGAAGTAGTTCCAATGAACTGAAAACCGAAAGACTCTATTATGACCACAAAAGCCGGTCCATTTCTACAGACACGCCGGTTGTTGTCAGCGGAGAGGGCATCTACCTTACGGGCGCGAGCATGGCCTTTTCTTTTGATACCGAACAGGCCATGGTTTCGGGGGGCGTAAAGACCGTGGTTGAAAGCTATGGTTTGTAG
- a CDS encoding homocysteine biosynthesis protein, with amino-acid sequence MKCHKVQKTFQEINQRIRDGKVVVVTAEEIIDIVKENGPVEAARQVDIVTTGTFSPMCSSGAFINLGHSVPGIKVSKVWFNNVPAYGGVAAVDCYLGATEPCEDDPLNKVHPGEFKYGGGHVIQDLLAGKTVHIEAKAYGTDCYPNREIEKDITLKKLPQATLCNPRNGYQNYNCAINFAEKTIYTYMGTLRPNAGNANYCSAGQLSPLMNDPYYMTIGVGTRIFLGGGQGFVVWHGTQHKPKVKRTKKGVPLAPAGTLWVMGDLKKMSHKWLVGVSIQGYGCSMAVGLGVPIPILNEEIVKFTAVSDDEIFTQIVDYGRDYPHGVSKSYGTVSYAELKGGTIRVHGQDVPTVPLSSVVRAREIAETLKKWIQSGKFTLGEPQELLPSG; translated from the coding sequence GTGAAGTGCCATAAGGTACAAAAGACCTTCCAGGAAATCAATCAAAGGATCAGGGATGGCAAGGTTGTTGTGGTTACAGCCGAAGAAATAATTGACATAGTAAAAGAAAACGGTCCTGTTGAGGCAGCTCGCCAAGTGGATATCGTCACGACCGGGACCTTTTCGCCCATGTGTTCCTCGGGAGCCTTTATCAATCTTGGACATTCAGTGCCCGGAATCAAAGTATCCAAGGTCTGGTTCAACAATGTGCCTGCATATGGCGGTGTGGCAGCCGTGGATTGTTACCTTGGAGCTACGGAACCGTGCGAAGATGACCCCCTGAACAAGGTTCACCCCGGGGAATTCAAGTATGGGGGCGGACACGTGATTCAGGATCTTCTGGCCGGCAAGACCGTCCATATCGAAGCCAAGGCCTATGGAACTGATTGTTATCCGAATCGAGAAATCGAAAAGGATATTACCCTTAAAAAACTCCCTCAGGCCACCCTTTGCAACCCAAGGAACGGGTATCAAAACTATAACTGTGCGATAAATTTTGCTGAAAAGACGATTTACACATACATGGGCACCTTGAGACCGAATGCAGGCAATGCCAACTATTGCTCCGCAGGACAACTGAGCCCCCTGATGAACGATCCGTACTACATGACGATTGGAGTGGGGACAAGGATCTTTCTTGGCGGAGGCCAGGGGTTTGTGGTCTGGCACGGGACCCAACACAAACCAAAAGTGAAGCGAACAAAAAAGGGCGTACCGCTAGCCCCTGCAGGCACCCTATGGGTCATGGGAGACCTGAAAAAGATGAGTCACAAGTGGTTGGTGGGGGTGAGCATTCAAGGGTACGGCTGCTCAATGGCTGTTGGCCTGGGAGTGCCCATCCCGATCCTGAACGAGGAGATTGTGAAATTCACTGCGGTTTCAGATGATGAGATCTTTACCCAGATTGTTGACTATGGACGGGACTATCCACACGGCGTGTCCAAGAGTTACGGCACCGTAAGTTACGCTGAGCTTAAGGGCGGAACAATACGCGTGCATGGCCAAGATGTTCCAACCGTTCCGCTCTCGAGCGTGGTACGAGCGAGGGAGATTGCAGAGACTCTGAAAAAATGGATACAGAGCGGAAAATTCACGCTAGGAGAACCGCAGGAATTGCTCCCCTCAGGGTAG
- the kdsA gene encoding 3-deoxy-8-phosphooctulonate synthase, with the protein MQHVVNVGGIAIGEGNHPVLIAGPCVIESRESTMKVATFLRDLTDELQIPFIFKTSYDKANRTSLKSYRGPGLSKGLDIISSIKAKLGIRVLSDVHRFSEIAPAAQVLDVLQIPAFLCRQTDFLLAVSEAGKPVNIKKGQFLAPWDIEYVVEKVVSTGNDQVVLTERGASFGYNNLVVDFRSLAILRGLGWPVVFDATHSVQLPGGAGSCSGGQRGFVPMLARAATAAGVDGIFIEVHNDPDQALCDGPNSLPLAEVRPLLEQLTAIKSAISSEVS; encoded by the coding sequence ATGCAACATGTTGTTAATGTAGGAGGAATTGCCATCGGGGAAGGAAATCATCCGGTTTTGATCGCCGGGCCGTGCGTGATCGAGAGTCGTGAATCGACCATGAAGGTCGCAACCTTTCTTAGAGACCTTACGGATGAACTCCAGATTCCGTTCATTTTCAAAACCTCCTATGACAAGGCCAACCGAACCTCGCTCAAGTCCTACCGTGGGCCGGGTCTTTCCAAAGGACTGGATATCATTTCTTCTATTAAGGCCAAACTAGGTATCCGAGTGCTTTCTGATGTGCATCGATTTTCCGAGATTGCCCCTGCAGCACAAGTGCTCGATGTCCTCCAGATACCTGCTTTTCTGTGCCGTCAAACGGATTTTCTTCTGGCAGTTTCTGAAGCTGGAAAGCCTGTCAACATAAAAAAGGGGCAGTTCTTGGCCCCGTGGGATATAGAGTACGTTGTGGAAAAAGTCGTTTCCACGGGAAATGATCAGGTTGTTTTGACAGAGCGCGGGGCCAGTTTCGGTTATAACAACCTGGTTGTTGACTTCCGGAGTCTGGCCATATTGCGCGGTTTAGGATGGCCTGTGGTATTCGATGCCACACACAGCGTTCAGCTTCCGGGAGGCGCCGGGAGTTGCTCCGGGGGACAAAGGGGGTTTGTGCCCATGTTGGCCAGGGCTGCTACTGCTGCCGGTGTAGACGGCATCTTCATTGAGGTCCATAACGATCCGGATCAAGCGCTTTGTGACGGTCCCAACTCCCTCCCGCTGGCGGAGGTCAGGCCACTTTTGGAACAACTGACGGCCATAAAGAGCGCCATATCTTCTGAGGTTTCGTAA
- a CDS encoding aspartate carbamoyltransferase catalytic subunit: protein MKIEKKDILDIESLSTEEIELILDTADSLKEISTRPIKKVPTLRGKTIVHFFHESSTRTRTSFEIAAKRLSADTVSISASTSSIVKGETLADTVRNLEAMNPDAIILRHSASGAPHMLARLVRSSVINAGDGMHAHPTQALLDMMTVREKKGRLHGLSVAIIGDIAHSRVARSNTVGFLKMGAHVILAGPPTMIPQGIEVLGAPVTYYVEEAIKNADVIIMLRIQKERQQPFLFPSEREYASYYGLTTENLAAARDDVLIMHPGPINRGVEIAPEVADGPYSVILDQVANGVAIRMALLYLLLGGPR from the coding sequence ATGAAAATTGAGAAAAAGGACATACTCGACATAGAAAGTCTTTCCACGGAGGAGATTGAACTCATACTGGACACGGCAGATTCCCTTAAAGAGATATCCACCCGTCCCATCAAGAAGGTGCCCACCCTGCGCGGCAAAACCATTGTCCATTTCTTCCATGAATCGAGTACCAGGACCCGAACATCCTTTGAGATTGCAGCAAAAAGGCTCAGCGCTGACACTGTCAGCATATCCGCATCTACCAGCAGCATTGTCAAGGGAGAAACGCTGGCAGACACGGTCAGGAATCTTGAAGCTATGAACCCCGACGCGATCATCCTTCGCCACAGCGCTTCCGGGGCTCCACACATGCTGGCCCGCTTGGTTCGGAGCTCTGTGATCAATGCAGGGGACGGCATGCATGCACATCCAACCCAGGCCCTACTGGACATGATGACTGTTCGTGAAAAAAAGGGCCGCCTTCACGGGCTCAGCGTGGCCATTATTGGCGATATTGCTCACAGCCGTGTTGCACGCTCCAATACAGTGGGGTTTCTTAAGATGGGGGCCCACGTGATTCTGGCGGGTCCGCCAACAATGATCCCGCAAGGGATAGAAGTCCTGGGAGCCCCTGTCACATATTATGTTGAAGAAGCGATCAAAAATGCCGATGTAATAATAATGTTACGTATTCAGAAGGAACGTCAACAGCCCTTTCTGTTCCCTTCTGAAAGGGAATATGCCAGCTACTATGGATTGACGACAGAGAATCTTGCAGCAGCAAGGGATGATGTGCTGATAATGCATCCAGGTCCCATAAACAGGGGCGTTGAGATTGCGCCGGAGGTTGCCGATGGTCCTTACTCGGTGATCTTAGATCAGGTAGCCAATGGTGTGGCTATACGAATGGCGCTCCTTTATCTTCTTCTCGGAGGGCCACGATGA
- the lptB gene encoding LPS export ABC transporter ATP-binding protein, with amino-acid sequence MATLVAKDLVKTYKGRRVVDRVSVEVESGSIVGLLGPNGAGKTTSFYMIVGLIRPDSGNISLDGEDITSYPMYLRARKGVGYLPQEASIFRKLTVEENILAILETRPLSRAQRRARLGDLLDELNISHLARQKGYALSGGERRRVEITRALVSEPSFILLDEPFAGIDPIAVHDIQRIIEQLKERGIGVLISDHNVRETLGVCDWALILNEGLLIESGPPETIASSNVAREIYLGERFQL; translated from the coding sequence ATGGCGACTTTAGTGGCAAAGGACCTGGTCAAGACCTATAAGGGCAGGCGCGTTGTCGACAGGGTTAGCGTGGAGGTCGAAAGCGGGAGCATTGTCGGATTACTTGGTCCGAACGGGGCAGGAAAAACGACGTCATTTTATATGATCGTCGGGCTTATACGACCCGACAGCGGGAACATTTCCCTTGACGGAGAGGATATCACTTCATATCCAATGTACTTAAGGGCTCGCAAAGGGGTCGGGTATCTTCCGCAGGAGGCCTCCATATTTCGAAAGCTGACTGTGGAGGAAAACATCTTGGCCATTTTGGAGACCCGTCCCCTTTCGAGAGCGCAACGGCGCGCCCGTCTCGGAGATCTGTTGGATGAATTGAACATCAGCCACTTGGCGCGGCAGAAGGGTTATGCCCTCTCAGGAGGGGAGCGCCGCCGCGTAGAAATCACGCGTGCTCTTGTGAGTGAACCCTCGTTTATTTTGCTTGATGAGCCGTTTGCTGGGATTGACCCGATAGCGGTACATGATATACAAAGGATAATAGAACAGCTCAAGGAGCGAGGGATCGGGGTGTTGATATCAGACCACAACGTCCGGGAGACATTGGGTGTTTGTGACTGGGCGTTGATTTTGAATGAAGGTTTGTTGATCGAATCAGGACCCCCTGAAACCATAGCTTCCAGCAATGTGGCCAGGGAAATCTATTTGGGCGAACGTTTCCAACTATGA
- the lepB gene encoding signal peptidase I — MEPKKSIIREYAEAILLAVVLALFIRTFVIQAFKIPSGSMKPALLVGDHILVNKFIYGVKIPFLNRTLISITDPKRGDIVVFKFPEDPKKDFIKRVIGTSGDVVEIRNKKVYLNHKPMDDPYGTHLDPHIIPGNARPRDNFGPVTVPAHSIFVMGDNRDHSYDSRFWKFVDISQIKGKAFIIYWSWNSKNSGVRWKRLGDLIH, encoded by the coding sequence ATTGAACCCAAGAAGAGCATCATTCGGGAATACGCTGAAGCTATACTTCTTGCCGTAGTCCTTGCCCTGTTTATCAGGACCTTTGTTATACAGGCCTTTAAGATTCCCTCTGGGTCCATGAAGCCAGCGCTTCTGGTGGGAGATCATATCCTCGTAAATAAATTCATATACGGTGTGAAGATACCCTTTCTAAACAGGACACTTATCTCAATCACAGACCCTAAGCGCGGTGATATTGTGGTATTCAAATTCCCTGAAGATCCTAAGAAGGACTTCATAAAGCGGGTCATAGGCACATCCGGTGATGTTGTGGAAATTCGAAACAAGAAGGTGTATCTTAATCATAAACCCATGGATGACCCTTACGGCACACATCTGGATCCGCACATTATTCCAGGCAATGCCAGACCCCGCGATAACTTCGGCCCAGTCACGGTTCCCGCTCACTCCATCTTTGTCATGGGTGACAACCGCGACCACAGCTACGACAGCCGATTCTGGAAGTTCGTCGACATCTCGCAGATCAAGGGTAAGGCATTTATCATCTACTGGTCATGGAACAGTAAGAATTCAGGTGTCAGATGGAAACGGTTGGGAGATCTCATCCACTGA
- a CDS encoding M23 family metallopeptidase, with protein MTNNETKSRVGYLFIAVVLCVLAGLVIWWGIRGLEGESPVFRLERPIESIGTSNTLNGVASDQKSGVKRIWIALLQQKKEVVLLEQTLPSKGLLMGGAIRKQPVSLEIKARQLGFKDGEAVLRTAVWDYSYRGWGSGNRSYAEYKLFIDTRPPNIELISRTHNLNQGGAGLAIYRVSEPIATSGVNVGNRFFPGSKGCFADSSVFVAFFALPYDKGPDTQLHVTATDRAGNTSRTGFAYHINAKAFKKDTIRLSDAFLKRKMPEFEEALGQDDRRASLIEKFLAVNRDLRIANLKTIQDACKDSDVKRHWTGPFLRLPASARRAGFADHRSYLYEGRVIDNQVHLGIDLASTGYSAVPAANSGRVAFAQDLGIYGKTVIIDHGFNLFSMYSHLSRIQVARNKSVSKGDVIGATGSTGLAGGDHLHFGMLIHPTFVNPIEWWDKNWIRHNITDKLKSAKEQIPTSNKEARQ; from the coding sequence ATGACGAACAATGAAACCAAGTCAAGAGTCGGTTACCTCTTCATCGCTGTCGTTCTATGCGTCCTTGCAGGTCTTGTGATATGGTGGGGAATCAGAGGGCTGGAAGGAGAGTCGCCAGTATTTAGGTTGGAAAGACCGATCGAATCCATCGGCACGTCGAACACACTCAATGGGGTCGCCTCTGATCAGAAGAGCGGCGTCAAGAGGATATGGATCGCGCTCCTTCAACAAAAAAAGGAAGTCGTGCTCTTGGAACAAACACTCCCGTCGAAGGGATTGTTGATGGGGGGCGCCATTCGAAAACAGCCGGTTTCCCTTGAAATCAAGGCGCGTCAACTCGGGTTTAAGGATGGAGAGGCAGTCCTCAGGACAGCCGTCTGGGACTATTCCTATCGAGGGTGGGGGTCAGGGAATCGATCTTATGCAGAATACAAGCTCTTCATAGACACCAGGCCACCGAATATCGAGTTGATCAGCCGCACCCACAATCTTAATCAGGGTGGCGCCGGCCTGGCTATCTACCGGGTCTCTGAGCCGATTGCCACCAGTGGTGTTAATGTAGGAAACCGGTTTTTCCCCGGCTCAAAAGGCTGCTTTGCTGATTCGAGTGTCTTTGTCGCCTTTTTTGCCCTCCCTTACGACAAAGGCCCTGATACGCAGCTACATGTGACCGCCACGGACCGCGCTGGCAATACCTCGCGGACAGGATTTGCATATCACATCAATGCAAAGGCGTTCAAGAAGGACACGATCCGTCTATCCGATGCCTTTCTTAAGCGGAAAATGCCTGAATTCGAAGAAGCTTTGGGCCAAGACGACCGCCGTGCCTCCCTCATTGAGAAGTTCCTCGCAGTGAACAGGGACCTTCGCATAGCCAACTTGAAGACTATCCAGGATGCGTGCAAAGACAGTGATGTCAAACGGCACTGGACTGGTCCGTTCTTGAGGCTCCCAGCCTCGGCCCGAAGGGCCGGGTTTGCCGACCATCGTTCATATCTATATGAGGGTCGGGTCATAGATAATCAAGTCCATCTCGGAATAGACCTTGCATCCACTGGCTACTCGGCAGTCCCTGCCGCTAATAGCGGAAGGGTTGCATTTGCCCAAGACCTTGGTATCTATGGAAAAACTGTCATCATAGATCATGGTTTCAACCTCTTTAGCATGTACAGCCATCTGAGCCGCATCCAAGTCGCCAGAAACAAGTCAGTTTCCAAGGGTGACGTAATTGGCGCCACCGGAAGCACCGGCTTGGCCGGAGGGGACCACCTCCATTTTGGCATGTTGATTCACCCTACCTTTGTGAATCCAATAGAGTGGTGGGATAAAAACTGGATCAGACACAATATTACAGACAAACTCAAGAGCGCAAAAGAACAGATACCTACGTCAAACAAGGAGGCGAGGCAGTGA